CCACATTGTGGGATTGCACTTTGATGTAACCAACACCGCTCTACTGACGTTACTAGCAGCTCAGGCTGAGCGCCGTTCATTGCGGGCTAAAACCATTGCCGCACGGCTACAGGCAAAGGGGTTGGAAGATGCGTGGGGAAAGGTTAAACGTATCGCCGGAGACGGCCAAGTGACTCGTGCCCACTTTGCTCGCCTGATTGTGAAAGAAGGATGGGTATCGCAAGAGAAAACAGCCTTCAAAAAATACCTTCGTAAAGGCCGAAAGGCCTATGTGTCACCGCCTTGGTGTAGTATTGAAGAGGCCATATCAGTGATTCAGGGCGCTGGTGGTTTATCGGTGCTAGCGCATCCGTTAGATTACAAAATGTCTGAAAGTTGGTTGCATCGTCTATACCAGTATTTTTCTGAGGCTGGCGGAGCTGCAACGGAAGTGGCACAATGCCAACAAACACCAAATCAGCGGCAAAAGCTGGCTGACTTAGCAAAACAATACAAGCTGTTAGCATCGCAGGGCTCCGACTTTCACTTTCCTGGAGGTCGACGAGAATTAGGAAGAAGCCTGCACCTACCGGAAGGTTTAACTCCGGTCTGGCAGCGATGGAATGAAGTTTAGCCCAACGCGAGTAAACATAGTGTTAGGCACCTGCAAGGCGGTTAAGTAATGAGTCAATTTTTTGAAATTCACCCTGAAAACCCTCAAGCACGACTAATTAATCAAGCGGCTGCAATTATTCGCAGTGGCGGAGTTGTGGTGTACCCCACCGACTCTGGTTACGCCATTGGCTGCAATATAGGTAACAAGCGCGCACTCGAGCGAATTTGTCG
This genomic window from Echinimonas agarilytica contains:
- a CDS encoding PHP domain-containing protein — protein: MNSLQLSKPLSECRIDLHCHSLCSDGALTPEELLMRASNNQVDILALTDHDTIDGYETAKAAGAALSPRVDVISGVEISCAWEGMEIHIVGLHFDVTNTALLTLLAAQAERRSLRAKTIAARLQAKGLEDAWGKVKRIAGDGQVTRAHFARLIVKEGWVSQEKTAFKKYLRKGRKAYVSPPWCSIEEAISVIQGAGGLSVLAHPLDYKMSESWLHRLYQYFSEAGGAATEVAQCQQTPNQRQKLADLAKQYKLLASQGSDFHFPGGRRELGRSLHLPEGLTPVWQRWNEV